In Capsicum annuum cultivar UCD-10X-F1 chromosome 8, UCD10Xv1.1, whole genome shotgun sequence, the genomic window GCGCAGCGATAGACTGAATTGATCGTACTACATAGACTACATAGAAAGAAGACTGCTTGCTCTGTTACACACTTAACTTTATGTGGATATGGATAAAAGTGACGACTTGACTTGGTCAGTCAGTCATTCTTAACTCTTTCCTTGTGATACAATCTTGAATCCTCGAAAATCTCAAATAATGAGTCCAAACTAATGAATCGACTTAAAAGCGGCCAGCTGTCAAGAGTGAGGACCCCCCATCCCGCACCATATGCTTAACACTAGAGAGTCGAAAATGTCTAATGACCGACCTACTCTGGGGATCCAGTATCCTTCGAGGCAGATATGAAAGATAGATAAGGTGAGTTGGGAGGGGGTTTCTTAAGGTAATCtaaaaaaaggatctgaaatcAGAATAATGAACTTCTTCAATCTAAGATCACTTCGTTTCTTTAAATCCAGCAGTGGAGATAGATACAAAGGCGGATGCTTAAGTGAGTGTGCTAGTGTGCAAGACCAATAAGGCTTGTCAGTTAGACTTTCTCTGAGCACGCAAGAAGCTGTCCAGAGTTAGGCTTAGCCGTACCCCGAAGAGTAGTCAGAGTCAATCAAATAATTGAGGAGTGAAAGAACCCGGACAAAGATGGATCCGGAGGAACTCaaatgtgcccattgaagtccctcgctatgacaatcttctccgagctaggcacgttTCTCACCGCCTCATCCAAAGCCTTCCAAAAactcatttttaccttatctCCCAAGCCCACCTACGGTGCATACGCACTACATACATGCATCGTAAACCCCTCAATGATCAACTTAATCGTCATCAGCCTAtcactgaccctcttaacctccaccacctgcccTCTTAGCTTTTCATTCACTAAGATGCCCACTCCATTACGACGCCTCTCACTgcctgagtaccacaacttgaAACCATCCACATCCCTGGCCTTAGtacctacccacttagtctcttgAATACACGCAATATTAATTctcctcttcttaagaatcttcaccaactcTATGGACTTACcatgaagggtccctatattctaAGACCCTACCCTTAACCTATCTTCTCTCACCTGTCACCTACCTCTACCACCAGATACTGCCCCAACCCTAACACCCGCCCTAGACCAATCCCAAACAAAGCCCCAAACCGGTACATAGAAATACATAAAAACAAAGCACCAAAAGGAAAgcaggaaaagaaaaaaacagtAAAGAAACAGTAGTCACTCACAAAAAACCCGATTCGGCCTAGCAGACTAaaacaacacaacacatatccaCCAATCAGCTAAAGCAGGCCGTCACAATTATACTCACAGAAAACAAAACACTACAgacaaaacagtaaaataataactattaaaAGTATGCATACAGTAACAAACTAAAACAAACTACTAGCAGGGAAATTAGAGCACACTAATGGCCTAGCACCAAGGACAACAAAACCAATAGTAAAAAGCAGTGCAAACTACAACAACAGACAGTCCGAACAGATTAAATGCAAGTCAAGACATGGGAAAGTAATAGTAAAATTAGTACGAAGAATGAAATAGCAAAAGGGTAGCAAATTGATGCCGAAATCGGTCGCCGAGATAGTCTCGCCGGAGCTTCACCAGAAGTGTCGCCGGAGTCAGATCTGATACTGGCGGAATCAGATCCAGACAAAACCAGTCAAACCTTCAAATGGGCCCACCGGAATCGATCACTTGCGACCAGAGCAACGCCTGCCTATGTTGCCGGAGTCTAGCAGGCGATGACCTTGACTACCGGCGAAACACTGGTTGGTTTGAGCTACGGAGAGTGACAGGGAAAGGGAGAGAGAAGAGGGTAGAGAGAACTGGGGAGAAAGAAAGAGGGAAGGAGAGAGAGTATGCTTACCTGTTACCGGCGCTCCGACGCCGTCGCCGGCGTCAGCCGGTCAAGGGTGTCGTTGGGTTAGTGAACATTAAAACAGTAAGTGTTAGAGAAAACGTTAGCTTTTCGTGTTTCGAGTTTGAAGTGTACAAgcaaaatatcaaaaacaaaaaaaaataaagatcattaaattatatattatagaataATAGTAATTGAATACattcattttaattattaaataaattaattgattcatgaaaagaatagaagaaaaaaattaaaaaaaaattaaaaataaagaaaaagacaaatagaaatggaggtcatagagaggtgccacatcaccttctccatctttctcctttattattatatatagatttataGTTAAAGTGGTGTTTGAACATACTTTTTGTAATAAATAgtagaattttcttttaaaaatcatGAGACGTaatttaaagatgatataatTTAGGAACCTATAATTTAAATAGGGTTATTTGTCAAATCACCCTTATTTTGGTCAAAGTCTGGTCCAAACCTATCATTTGCACCCTATGTCTATAATAAGCTTATTTCGATTTGAGTTAGCAATccgaataaaatatcaaaaaaatggTGTAGATTTAatctgaagaaaaagaaataaagagattAGACAAGACAATAAAAAATcattgaaagaagaaatctaaaaaaataaattcatactttctaattaatttaaaagataaaataaaactaaatagatCCACTTCATTTATCAATTTATCAATTTATCACAATGAATTATATTTGTACGATACACTGTTgtcaatataaatattaaaaaaaaaaattcaattgaaaacaataaaaaagggACTAGTGTTGgattggcaaaaaaaaaaaaaagacttgtgttGGATTGGCACTACAAATATAATTCCAACCaaataaaatagatagaaaaaaatatagatgagagaataaaaaaagaataagtgGAAAACAAAACTACAATTACCGCTAAAATATATCCGCTACAATTCGATTATTGCATACAAACGCAATTGTCAAACAGGGGAATTGTGGTTATTAAGATATGATAAGATAGGGTCGTCAAAATCACTAAAATCATAACATAAAAATGCTTcgaaaacttctttttttttagtcCAACAAGACGgtaaacataaaatcaaaaagaaaaaagagaaatgagactttgattttgattgaattttctatagcatatattttatttaacctttataaaaaatgaaaaaaatttcttgCTGCTTGAATATTAACTATTCTATTAAAATGAAATATTACAACTATAACAGgcatttttgttttcaaattcaaattagttGGAAGGATTCTACTAGATTAGAAGTCCTTCTGGCCCCTTGTGACTGtgaattgaatgaataaactgatgaaatcaagaaataattcaACTAATAGTTCGAACCAAGAATAAGAAATGAGAGAACGAAAGTCGTCTGGGTTCACGAAAAATTTGTggctaaaaagtaaaaaagatatATCAAAGTAGTTCTGATGATTCAATAATCTTATTACTTCAATCAGAAGTACCTTTAAATAGTtgaataaaattttcattatgtagATACAATTTAAATAGTAGCTTAGAAAGTGTCATTTGTGCAAATATCCCTAAAGTCCAAGTGTTGTTAACCCGAACcggaaagaaataaataaaaccctAGGTACCTGTTTAAGGGTATATAAAGAAGACGGCGGAATCAAAGCAGCCTCCCACTTGCCAGAATTTGAAGCGGAAGCAGAGCCACCCCACTAGTCTCCCTTGCAAAATTCTCAGTTCTTCTCTCCATTCTAAGGTAATAATCTCTACCACCCCAATGATAATTTTgggtttctcttctttttttttctttgtaatctaatgaatttttttattttattttttttgtgtgtatgtgtgtttaAGAAGAAAGATGGCAGCATATGCAGCAATGAAGCCAACAAAGCCAGGACTAGAGGACCCACAAGAGAAGATTCACAAGATTAGGATCACTCTCTCCTCCAAGAATGTTAAGAATCTCGAGAAAGGTGAACATATGTTTTATCTCTTTGTGTTCAATTACATAAATAGCTGGTTTTGTTTTTATGTCTGAATTGTAAACTCATTTGGATCCATGACAAGTTATGCCCTTtcaaacagcaacaacaacatatccagtgagATCCCACACTTGGGGTCTGGCTGTAATCATTTAGTCCCAATTGCCGAAGGTttaaagttttgttttttgttctagttttaaaTAGAAAATGAGTAGAATTTTTTGGTGTAATAGAGTAATGAGATTGGCACTAGTCTGACTATTCTAGTGCTGTTAATTCAGCTTTTATATCCTAGAGAATTTTTTCTCTAATAAATCAACTGATGTTATtcagctctttttttttttttttttaatttgtcgTTGTTGTTGGTATTTAGATCAAAAGAGCAGATTCATAAGCCTTCCGATTCAAATGTTAGATAGTACCTGAAAAACGCTTTAAATTGGCCTATGGTTGTGCTTCTCCTCATTTTTTGTTATGCCTGTATTATGTGAACCACTATTTGATATCATCAATTCATTATGACTGGAAATAGGATACATTtggttgtttttttcttttgaattgtGTGTAAGTTTGGATCAATGCTGAAGATAAGACTAGTTACTATGTTAAAGATGCAAATTATTAGTGTGCTTACCATGAAGTAACATATTCTAGATACACTAATTAATGCTAAAAGTAGATTTTGAAGCATAGTTTTTTGGAACCATTTGCTTGAATTTCATTAGTCGTTTACTTACTttgcttttttgtttttatcaaaCATTAAGAAGTATGCTCTTTCTTTATTGACCTAGTTTAAAACATGTAGTGTGCGCTGATTTGGTTCGTGGTGCCAAGGATAAGAGCCTCAGGGTGAAGGGACCTGTCAGAATGCCCACCAAGGTCTTGAACATCACCACAAGAAAGTCGCCTTGTGGAGAAGGTACTAGCCATTCCATACATTTAGTTGTGGTGTAGAGATTGTGTTGCTTGATGAAATTTGTCCCTTTTGACAAGTAACATTATGCGCTTTATTCCTCTctgtattttcttatattatatatACCTGGAGATAGTTTATTAATAAACCAATCCAGAGGTTCTTGTATAGAATAGAGGTATTTATTGTTCATCTATCAACCCACTAATCATGAAAAGAATTAAGttagttatttatttagtttGAACTGTTTACATTGTCATATTGAATGATAGTTAGTCTATGTAGTACTACATCTTCATAGTTCGTGCTTGTATAAGAGTATAAACTTGTGATCCAAGTGTGTTTGCTAACTACCATGAACagtgaaaatagaatttgaaagcTTGAGCAGTGTTTGGATCAAACAATGGATTTGTTTGATATACTTTCTTCTCAAGTTCATTTGAGACCCCATACAACCAAGTGGCAAGACCCTCCCACACTCTGTCAACCCGTGCTCACTAACAACATTTCCATTACATCCACTCATAATACATTTCAAGTGGCGCGTTGTTGCCTGTTTTCAGTGATGACGTTTGCTCTGCTGACTGCTTTTGATTCCTAGACTCCACTAGTTTCTATTTTTGAATGCTCAGAATCCATCTTAAAAGCTAACTTGCAGAATCTATGAAGGGTGGAGCCTTATGTTTCATAATATTGCTATGTGGTTTCATCAATAAAACTCTTCGAAAAGAGTTTATTCTTATCCCTTTTCTTCTCTTCCCCCCCAGGTACAAATACATGGGACAGATTTGAGCTGCGAGTCCACAAGAGAGTGATTGACCTTTTCAGCTCACCAGACGTTGTCAAACAAATCACCTCCATCACCATTGAACCTGGTGTTGAGGTTGAGGTCACTATTGCTGATTCTTAGATCCCCAATTTCCTTAGGTAGATGAATGTGCTCTGGAATTTTGGCCTGAAGACTTTATGTATTAAGTTTTTTGGAATTACAATTGTGCTGTTAAAAAGCTAGACTTTGATAAAAGTCAAGTTGTTTACTCAAGTTACTTGCAACTTTCATGGATTCCTACATTAGATTACTTCAAAAGTGCCAACTCTGGGGCAGTATTTGTTTACTTATTTCATATAGGCAAGCAAGGTGGTTTCTTTAAAACTTCCAATTTCCCAAGTGAGCCCAGTCTCAGTATACGACTGCTTTTTACATTTGAGATGTTTCTAAATTCTTGAGATGCAAATTTAGTCTTCTTTGCTAATATGCTTTAATTTTCGCGTCAGCCATTTTGTTCAAATGAGAAAATTGTTAATGATCGTGCTTCTGACAAGGTCTTTGGTTATTGAAGCCTCTTATCTTTGTATATAATTATCTAGTTAAAGTATATAACTAATTTCTTTGATATTATTGGTCCGACAAATCTCTTTAATATGATTAAATCCAAATGCTGCGTAGACTCAGCTTTTCTCAAAAGTGCTGATTTAAACAGTAAAGTGATCAAATCGaaaaattttgtttctttataaaataaagataaaatatcaaatatcaaacttaGAAACTTTAATACTCcttctgtttaaaaaagaataacttgTTTTGACTTGACATAGTTTTTGAAtcggccttaaattaaagttgtgtcaaatgtaccaaagacttgacacaaagttttttaatcttgtggccttaaattaaagttgtgtcaaatgtatcaaaatgcatTTTagtcttgtggtcctaaacatgttatgtggaaagttaaaattaaagtattgccacaAAAGGAAATGGTTCATtctttttaaacgaactaaaaaggaaaataggtctttttttttaaaaccgtGGGAGTAATACTTATATTTTACTACTTGGACATCTTCGTACAAATGTACAAAGGGTGACTATTTATGACCACCAAACTTAGTTCTTAAGTTGCCAAACTTAACTTTAAGTTGGCAATTTGGCCAATTATCTTAGGTATACAAATTAAAATTGCACAAGTAATTTTTGATGTTCAAACAATTTGGctactaactattatctctaattaatcaTATTTCAAACATACATATGTCATATGACATCCATATTATATAGcactcccccttggatgtccATTAAGAGATAATGTATCTCGTTCTAGGAAAATTCAGTGGGAAAAAgtttagtgaaggaaaaaaagtacacaCATTTTGTAATACGTCTTTaatgttgcctcattaaaaaccttaccaaaAAAACCTGATTGGGACAAaaccttggttaaggaaaaaagaataCAATGCATATTTGACTCCCTTTGATAAAAATTCAATCAAATGACTTGAATCTCCGCATTCCAATCTTGTGCACCATGTTCTCGATTGTAGTTGATagaaacttggtgaataaatcagcaatattatcacttgaatgaatctgtcgCACCTTAATCCcaccattcttttggagttcatatatatagaaaagttttggcgaaatgaactttgttctatctccttttatgaatctttCCTTTAAttgtgttatgcatgctgcattatcttttCTACGTATGTTCATCGATGAACAAATATTTCATTTGTCAAATCCGAGTATACATTCAGTAGTATGCATTAttagctgcctcattaaaaaccttaccaggaaaactttgtgggataaaacctcagctaagaaaaaaagagtgcagCATGCATATTGTACTCGCATCGCTTAAAACACCACTTTATTCTTATAAATGATGCTCCGCAATTTATAAGTGGACCAACTGCACTAAAACATAGTACTTACTAGTCATTTTCATGAGATCAAAATTGATCTGTTTTCAAGTTAAGCGATCTTCATAATCATGGGATATCCAATAGAATCGTTTTATaacattttaaattctttaaggattttcatataaatttgtcATCTAGCTAGACATGACAATAATTCATTATACATATTCAAGCTTTTCAATATTGTCAGATTGAAATAAACCTCATTTCATCCATCAGAGGAGAACAATTCTCCTACAATAACGCCAGGATATTTGTGAAATCTTTATGCCCCGAGGCACAAGTCATACTTTATATCTTACGAATTTTACTTTTCGCATAATAAATCATTTGTACCCCCATTGACATTATACCTCTGGTCTTTGAATTATGAGTTCAAATATTCACTTTTTAAGTGAAACAAGTACTTGAATTACAGATTTTTATTTGGCCAATAATTTATCTGTTCATATTTATTTGACAGATTTATACTCAAGATTCTtgatattatataatattgagcgctatattatatcaaagatatcatcgatgattGTTTGATATCGATTTCAATAAGACATAACTTATGAAGATCTCTTCATATTCATTAttattcaggtacctgaacctttgccaaggttttatgaagtgttatgtcagtGCTCTTTAAAAGCACCTGCCTCATTATCATGaccatcttgatcatttgctCATTTACTTCTTCAAGGAGTTTTATCTTTGGAACCAATTGATCTATCACGCTTCAGAAGTGTCATAGACTCTGTCCTTTTACGAAATTTTCATTGGAGCATTTTACAGTTAAATTATCATATAGAGTCAGCAAACACATCCGACAATTAGTTTGCAACATTTTgtaaatgaatatatatatatatatatatatatatatatatatatatatatatatatttatgaggatctagataatttatttcatacatAATTCTCAACTGTCAATCAACTCCCCCCCTAATGTTAGGAAATCTAATATTTACCCCCAACCTTATCTTGGGATTTATATTTGTAGATTGTGATGAAGCAATTGCATCATATGCCAcacatttaaatttttagatgaaaATTATTTGGTTCTTGACCTTTAATCAATAATGATAGGGGAACCTTGTTGGCTTGATGCATATGAATGCTGCTATAGTTTAAATGGCACATCTgatatcaaattttatttgagAGATTTATTCTCATAGTcaatgatttagctagaattggaGGCATACAATTTCTACTAAATCAACCAGCATTATCAACATAATTTATAGTTGAAATTGTGCTCTTAATTAAATAATTCGAGCAAAtaactttgcaaaaattaaattGCAAGTTAATAAAAAGAGGTCATGCGATCATATTATAGATGCATCTATTAAACTATATAATAGTAATCGGTCCACATGACAGgcgaacgggcccatattcacctttttataTGTTCCAAAAATTTAGGAAACATAATTTCAACCTTAGCTGGTACAATAATCAATTCATTGTGAGAAATAGTAACACAAGAGAATTCGTGAAAaaccttttatttcttcaatatataccacatgaattctcaattatttttgcatcACATTTGAACCGGAATGGTCAACCGTCATGCCAACTAATATTTATTTCggtaaatttttaatttactattgcaTGTGATTATGTCATCATGCTCATATTTGTGTATTACAAATAGGAGGAAAAGGACAGGTAAACTTTTACATAAATATTCATAACCCGCTTCGATTGTAGTAATATGAAGATATaacatcttttcattattttctcaatataatttattttttggccAATATCTTTGAAATTTAATAAGTTTCttttgagacttactacaatcTCAACATtatgaataatttcattcctccAGATAGTAACACTTAAGCTTTTTTGGAGCTCCCAATTAATTTTGTGTGCCACACATACTTCACACACCATTCATATGGTGAACATCTCCTTCAAGGAGAAAATCATATAAGTGCggtcataatcttaaaacattatATAGGCAAGACTTGTTTCTTGCTTTTATGTTTTGGTAATTCatgataaatatatcaaaatccatgataaatatatcaaaatatttatggcaTACTACAAGTACGCGGTTTATGATCTTTcatgtcaaaataaaatttttcttatttttctcaaaccttCCGCAAAGGTGAGATGTGACATTTATCCAACCATGCATGAGCATgtccttttttataatttttatctcaGCTTGACGCATTTATTTCAAGAATGACCGAACATCAATGATGCTTATCAAAAATCTCATTCTCTTCAAAGAATGAATTATAATCATATgcacatgcttcataaattttcattagaaGCTCTTATTCTCACGCCATGAAATTTATTGTATTTACATGACAGACCTCAacatcactttgaaaggtcaagTGCGCAATCACTTTATATTCCTTTATTTTGATGAAGGATTTATAAAACTTCTATCAAATTAGGTCGCACGATAATCACATGCGCAATGACCTTTCATACCATGCCCATTAGTAACAAAAATTATCCTTATCTTTTGAAGGATCATTTGAGAACTCATAATGTTCTTCGAAGAATATAACCTTCTAATTCTTTAACATATATATGTTGTGTAATAGTCAAtgtgcacatctttgagatgacAATTATTCATgccaacttatgaacttatttgtactagtaaactccaagtttaccatgtcATATGAGTTCTACTTAGTAAATTTCACATTTACCAgaacatgaataatttttcaagtttgctattttggagtatatttcataatatttcttctcaattattctacctcttatgGAGGAGTTACTCCTATCACATTCACCCCAGGGAATGGATCTATAgttttaataatcaaaattctcattctccgggaatgaaatataatgatatcttaacctatcaaATTAT contains:
- the LOC107839358 gene encoding 40S ribosomal protein S20-2; translation: MAAYAAMKPTKPGLEDPQEKIHKIRITLSSKNVKNLEKVCADLVRGAKDKSLRVKGPVRMPTKVLNITTRKSPCGEGTNTWDRFELRVHKRVIDLFSSPDVVKQITSITIEPGVEVEVTIADS